In Burkholderia sp. NRF60-BP8, a single window of DNA contains:
- a CDS encoding aspartate/glutamate racemase family protein has translation MKTIGLIGGMSWESSAEYYRMINRHSKALHGGHHNAKSVLVTVDFAEIEALQRTHDWVALGERMADAARQLEAAGADLVVLTTNTMHRVHDAIEAAVKLPFLHIADPTGNALRDAGVERVALLGTRYTMELPFYAERLRGKFGLDVLVPDERGRDDVHRIIYDELCHGVVSAPSRATYVSIIDRLAARGAQAVILGCTEITLLIGADDSPLPVFDTTALHAKAAVEWAAR, from the coding sequence ATGAAGACGATCGGACTGATCGGCGGCATGAGCTGGGAATCGTCAGCCGAGTACTACCGGATGATCAACCGGCACTCGAAGGCATTGCACGGCGGGCATCACAACGCGAAAAGCGTGCTGGTCACGGTCGACTTCGCCGAAATCGAAGCGCTGCAGCGCACGCACGACTGGGTCGCGCTCGGCGAACGGATGGCCGATGCCGCGCGCCAGCTCGAAGCGGCCGGCGCCGATCTCGTCGTCCTCACGACCAATACGATGCATCGCGTGCACGACGCGATCGAAGCCGCGGTGAAGCTGCCGTTCCTGCACATCGCCGATCCGACCGGCAACGCGCTGCGCGACGCGGGCGTCGAGCGCGTCGCCCTGCTCGGCACGCGCTACACGATGGAGTTGCCGTTCTACGCGGAGCGGCTGCGCGGGAAGTTCGGGCTCGACGTGCTGGTGCCGGACGAACGCGGGCGCGACGACGTGCACCGGATCATCTACGACGAGCTGTGCCACGGCGTCGTCTCGGCGCCATCGCGCGCGACGTATGTGTCGATCATCGACCGACTGGCCGCGCGCGGCGCACAGGCCGTGATCCTGGGCTGCACGGAAATCACGCTGCTGATCGGCGCGGACGATTCGCCGCTGCCGGTATTCGATACGACCGCGTTGCATGCGAAGGCGGCCGTCGAGTGGGCGGCGCGCTGA
- a CDS encoding M3 family metallopeptidase: MSASANTNPLLDFSGLPRFGEIRPEHVTPALDTLLDAASRAVEAASASDTPSTWAAVVETVEQATEPLGRAWGIVGHLNAVADTPELRAAYGENLPRVTEFWSSVGQNLALYEKYKAIAASAEYATLSVERKKILDNALRDFRLSGAELPEDQKPRFAELQEQQAALSKAFSDHVLDATNAYAYFAKDEAELAGLPGDAIEAAREAAQKDGKEGWKFTLHFPSYFPVLQYADDRALRETLYRAYATRASELGPQYGDGKAEWDNTAIVADALKLRREEAQMLGYRNFAEVSLAPKMAESPQQVIAFLEDLATRARPHAEKDWDELRTFAAKELGLAELAPWDVAYAAEKLRQQRYAFSENEVKQYFPEPAALKGLFTVTETLFGVRIKPDDAPVWHKDVRFFRVENRDGSLVAQFYLDLYAREGKRGGAWMDDARSRAKRGSDVQTPVAYLTCNFSAPVGGKPACFTHDEVITLFHEFGHGLHHMLTRVDELGVSGINGVEWDAVELPSQFMENFCWEWDVLSSMSSHVDTGAALPRELFDKMIAAKNFQSGLGTLRQIVFSMFDMLLHVDFDPAGATGVTAFAREINERYHVIPQAAFSRWPNTFSHIFAGGYAAGYYSYKWAEVLSADAYAAFEEAAAASGSVLDAATGTRYRREILEVGGSRPAMESFKAFRGREPQIDALLRHNGMAAPAH, translated from the coding sequence ATGTCCGCCAGCGCCAATACCAATCCGCTCCTCGACTTCTCCGGCCTGCCCCGTTTCGGCGAGATCCGCCCGGAGCACGTGACGCCCGCGCTCGACACGCTGCTCGACGCCGCCAGCCGCGCGGTCGAAGCGGCGAGCGCGAGCGACACGCCGTCGACCTGGGCCGCCGTCGTCGAGACGGTCGAGCAGGCCACGGAGCCGCTCGGCCGTGCGTGGGGCATCGTCGGCCACCTGAACGCGGTCGCCGACACGCCCGAACTGCGGGCTGCCTACGGTGAAAACCTGCCGCGCGTGACCGAGTTCTGGTCGAGCGTCGGCCAGAATCTCGCGCTGTACGAAAAGTACAAGGCGATCGCCGCGAGCGCCGAATACGCGACGCTGTCCGTTGAGCGCAAGAAGATCCTCGACAATGCGCTGCGCGACTTCCGCCTGTCGGGCGCCGAGCTGCCCGAGGACCAGAAGCCGCGCTTCGCGGAACTGCAGGAACAGCAGGCCGCGCTGTCGAAGGCGTTCTCCGATCACGTGCTCGACGCGACCAACGCGTACGCATATTTCGCGAAGGACGAAGCCGAGCTGGCCGGCCTGCCCGGCGACGCGATCGAGGCCGCCCGCGAAGCCGCGCAGAAGGACGGCAAGGAAGGCTGGAAATTCACACTGCATTTCCCGTCGTATTTCCCGGTGCTGCAGTACGCCGACGACCGCGCGCTGCGCGAGACGCTCTATCGCGCCTATGCGACCCGCGCGTCGGAACTCGGGCCGCAGTACGGCGACGGCAAGGCCGAATGGGACAACACGGCGATCGTCGCCGACGCGCTGAAGCTGCGCCGCGAAGAGGCGCAGATGCTCGGCTATCGCAACTTCGCCGAAGTCTCGCTCGCGCCGAAGATGGCCGAATCGCCGCAGCAGGTGATCGCGTTCCTCGAGGATCTCGCGACGCGCGCACGCCCGCACGCGGAGAAAGACTGGGACGAGCTGCGCACGTTCGCCGCGAAGGAACTCGGCCTCGCCGAACTCGCGCCGTGGGACGTCGCGTACGCGGCCGAAAAGCTCCGCCAGCAGCGCTATGCGTTCTCGGAAAACGAGGTCAAGCAGTACTTCCCGGAACCCGCCGCGCTGAAGGGCCTGTTCACCGTCACCGAAACGCTGTTCGGCGTGCGTATCAAGCCGGACGACGCGCCGGTATGGCACAAGGACGTGCGCTTCTTCCGCGTCGAGAATCGCGACGGCTCGCTCGTCGCACAGTTCTATCTCGACCTGTACGCGCGCGAAGGCAAGCGCGGCGGCGCGTGGATGGACGACGCCCGTTCGCGCGCGAAGCGCGGCAGCGACGTGCAGACGCCGGTCGCGTACCTGACCTGCAACTTCTCCGCGCCGGTCGGCGGCAAGCCCGCGTGCTTCACGCACGACGAGGTCATCACGCTGTTCCATGAATTCGGCCACGGGCTGCATCACATGCTGACGCGCGTCGACGAACTCGGCGTGTCGGGCATCAACGGCGTCGAGTGGGATGCGGTCGAACTGCCGTCGCAGTTCATGGAAAACTTCTGCTGGGAATGGGACGTGCTGTCGTCGATGTCGTCGCACGTCGATACGGGCGCCGCGCTGCCGCGCGAGCTGTTCGACAAGATGATCGCCGCGAAGAACTTCCAGAGCGGGCTCGGCACGCTGCGCCAGATCGTGTTCTCGATGTTCGACATGCTGCTGCACGTCGACTTCGATCCGGCCGGCGCCACCGGCGTGACCGCGTTCGCGCGCGAGATCAACGAGCGCTACCACGTGATCCCGCAGGCCGCGTTCTCGCGCTGGCCCAACACGTTCAGCCACATCTTCGCGGGCGGCTACGCGGCCGGCTACTACAGCTACAAGTGGGCCGAAGTGCTGTCGGCCGATGCGTACGCGGCGTTCGAGGAAGCGGCCGCCGCCAGCGGCAGCGTGCTCGACGCGGCAACCGGCACGCGCTATCGCCGCGAAATCCTCGAGGTCGGCGGCAGCCGTCCGGCGATGGAGTCGTTCAAGGCGTTCCGCGGCCGCGAGCCGCAGATCGACGCGCTGCTGCGCCACAACGGGATGGCCGCGCCCGCGCACTGA
- the xth gene encoding exodeoxyribonuclease III, protein MKIATWNVNSLNVRKQHVLDWLAQSGADVLCLQELKLPDEKFPRADLEAAGYRSWFTGQKTYNGVAILVRDTLAVDESDVVRNIPGFDDPQQRVIAATVDGVRIVSAYFPNGQALDSDKFVYKMQWLDALQAWLRTELQRYPKLALLGDYNIAPEDRDVHDPAKWEGQNLVSPQERAHFAQLIELGFVDAFRRFEQPEKTFTWWDYRMMAFRRNAGLRIDHILLSPALAATCASCEVDRTPRTWEQPSDHTPVVAIVG, encoded by the coding sequence ATGAAAATCGCCACCTGGAACGTCAACTCGCTCAATGTCCGCAAACAGCATGTGCTCGACTGGCTCGCGCAAAGCGGAGCCGACGTGCTGTGCCTGCAGGAACTGAAGCTGCCGGACGAGAAATTCCCGCGCGCCGATCTCGAGGCAGCCGGCTACCGCAGCTGGTTCACGGGCCAGAAGACCTACAACGGCGTCGCGATCCTCGTGCGCGACACGCTCGCCGTCGACGAGTCGGACGTCGTGCGCAACATCCCGGGCTTCGACGATCCGCAGCAGCGCGTGATCGCCGCGACGGTCGACGGCGTGCGCATCGTGTCCGCCTACTTCCCGAACGGCCAGGCGCTCGACTCCGACAAGTTCGTCTACAAGATGCAGTGGCTCGACGCGCTGCAAGCGTGGCTGCGCACCGAGTTGCAGCGCTACCCGAAGCTCGCGCTGCTCGGCGACTACAACATCGCACCGGAAGACCGCGACGTGCACGATCCCGCGAAATGGGAAGGCCAGAACCTCGTGTCGCCGCAGGAGCGCGCACACTTCGCGCAACTGATCGAACTCGGCTTCGTCGATGCGTTCCGCCGCTTCGAGCAGCCCGAGAAGACCTTCACGTGGTGGGACTACCGGATGATGGCGTTCCGCCGCAACGCGGGGCTGCGCATCGACCACATCCTGCTGTCGCCGGCGCTCGCGGCGACCTGCGCATCGTGCGAAGTCGATCGCACGCCGCGCACGTGGGAACAGCCGTCCGACCACACGCCGGTCGTCGCGATCGTCGGCTGA
- the dinB gene encoding DNA polymerase IV, translating to MFLYSIGTVSPTIISPADPHAPPPGDALPRARKIIHCDCDCFYASVEMRDDPSLRNRPLAVGGRPDQRGVIATCNYEARRYGVHSAMSSALAMRKCPDLLILPSAMDKYRAASRQIMAIYRDYTPDVEPLSLDEAYLDVSGSERCQGSATLIAREIRERVRDTVGVTVSAGVAPNKFIAKIASDWNKPDGLFVVRPHEIDAFVAALPVRKLHGVGKVTATRLDRLGIQTCAQLRDWPLIDLHREFGAFGRRLYELSRGIDERPVQADQERKSVSVETTYVTDLTTLEQCADEIRRLVVQLDARIERAGAARSIRKLYVKIRFADFQRTTVECVADATNAETAVTLLAKGLLRRAQPVRLLGVGVRIDEDTAERHGQFLLFDDEADHVEVPGQAGSTSEPDNAADAGDEAPAP from the coding sequence GTGTTTTTGTACAGTATCGGCACCGTGAGCCCGACCATCATTTCGCCAGCCGATCCGCACGCGCCGCCGCCGGGCGACGCGCTGCCGCGCGCGCGCAAGATCATTCACTGCGATTGCGACTGCTTCTACGCGTCGGTCGAGATGCGCGACGACCCGTCGCTGCGCAACCGGCCGCTCGCGGTCGGCGGCCGGCCCGACCAGCGCGGTGTGATCGCGACCTGCAACTACGAGGCGCGGCGCTACGGCGTGCATTCGGCGATGTCGTCGGCGCTGGCGATGCGCAAGTGTCCGGACCTGCTGATCCTGCCGTCCGCCATGGACAAGTACCGTGCGGCATCGCGGCAGATCATGGCGATCTATCGAGACTACACGCCGGACGTCGAGCCGCTGTCGCTCGACGAGGCGTACCTCGACGTCAGCGGGTCGGAACGTTGCCAGGGCAGTGCGACGCTGATTGCGCGCGAGATCCGCGAGCGGGTGCGCGACACGGTCGGCGTGACCGTATCGGCGGGCGTCGCGCCGAACAAGTTCATCGCGAAGATCGCATCCGACTGGAACAAGCCCGACGGGCTGTTCGTCGTGCGGCCGCACGAGATCGACGCGTTCGTTGCGGCGTTGCCGGTGCGCAAGCTGCACGGCGTCGGCAAGGTGACGGCCACGCGGCTCGACCGGCTCGGCATCCAGACTTGCGCGCAGTTGCGCGACTGGCCGCTGATCGACCTGCACCGCGAGTTCGGCGCGTTCGGGCGGCGGCTGTACGAACTGTCGCGCGGGATCGACGAGCGGCCGGTGCAGGCCGATCAGGAGCGCAAGTCGGTCAGCGTCGAGACGACCTACGTGACCGACCTGACGACGCTCGAGCAATGCGCGGACGAAATCCGCCGCCTCGTCGTGCAACTCGACGCGCGGATCGAGCGCGCGGGCGCCGCGCGTTCGATCCGCAAGCTGTACGTGAAGATTCGCTTCGCCGATTTCCAGCGCACGACGGTCGAGTGCGTGGCCGACGCGACGAATGCCGAGACGGCCGTCACGCTGCTCGCGAAGGGGTTGTTGCGGCGCGCGCAGCCGGTGCGGCTGCTCGGCGTCGGCGTGCGTATCGACGAGGACACGGCCGAGCGCCACGGGCAATTCCTGCTGTTCGACGACGAAGCCGACCACGTGGAGGTTCCCGGCCAAGCGGGCAGCACGAGCGAGCCAGACAACGCGGCCGACGCCGGGGACGAAGCGCCCGCGCCATGA
- the ntrC gene encoding nitrogen regulation protein NR(I), whose translation MKPIWIVDDDQSIRWVLEKALARDSFATKSFANVRDALAALDHETPQVLVSDIRMPGGSGLELLQAMHERLPGLPVIIMTAFSDLDSAVAAFQGGAFEYLAKPFDVDKAVELIRRAVEESLRGGAPQDERVADAPEMLGQAPAMQDMFRAIGRLSHSAATVLITGESGTGKELVARALHRHSPRANGPFIALNTAAIPKDLLESELFGHERGAFTGAQTTRQGRFEQAENGTLFLDEIGDMPFDLQTRLLRVLSDGQFYRVGGHNPLRANVRVIAATHQNLESRVRQGLFREDLYHRLNVIRLRLPPLRERSEDIALLTRHFLQKSARDLGVEPKRVSDDALAYLTSLPFPGNVRQLENLANWLTVMAPAQTVEIKDLPPDLVPAGAPVVASGDGADVHGSGGHAAAAPAAIGAAPPAAVPVASTANGSAPAGYPLWEHGLRTEVARLLRENSADVMDELARRFEAAVIREALDFTRGRKVEAAERLGIGRNTITRKIQELHLEP comes from the coding sequence ATGAAGCCGATCTGGATAGTAGACGACGACCAATCGATCCGCTGGGTGCTTGAAAAGGCACTCGCCCGGGACAGCTTCGCGACGAAGAGCTTCGCGAACGTGCGCGACGCGCTGGCCGCGCTCGACCACGAGACGCCGCAGGTACTCGTGTCCGACATCCGGATGCCGGGCGGCTCGGGCCTCGAGTTGCTGCAGGCGATGCACGAGCGGCTGCCGGGCCTGCCCGTCATCATCATGACGGCGTTCTCCGATCTCGACAGCGCCGTCGCGGCGTTCCAGGGCGGCGCGTTCGAATACCTCGCGAAGCCGTTCGACGTCGACAAGGCGGTCGAACTGATCCGCCGCGCGGTGGAAGAAAGCCTGCGCGGCGGCGCGCCGCAGGACGAGCGCGTGGCCGACGCGCCCGAGATGCTCGGCCAGGCGCCCGCGATGCAGGACATGTTCCGTGCGATCGGCCGGCTGTCGCATTCGGCCGCGACCGTGCTGATCACCGGCGAGTCGGGCACCGGCAAGGAGCTCGTCGCGCGGGCGCTGCACCGTCACAGCCCGCGCGCGAACGGGCCGTTCATCGCGCTGAACACGGCGGCGATTCCGAAGGACCTGCTCGAATCCGAACTGTTCGGCCACGAGCGCGGCGCGTTCACCGGCGCGCAGACGACGCGGCAGGGCCGCTTCGAGCAGGCCGAGAACGGCACGCTGTTCCTCGACGAAATCGGCGACATGCCGTTCGACCTGCAGACGCGCCTGTTGCGCGTGCTGTCGGACGGGCAGTTCTATCGGGTCGGCGGGCACAACCCGCTGCGCGCGAACGTGCGCGTGATCGCCGCGACGCACCAGAATCTCGAGTCGCGCGTGCGGCAGGGGCTGTTCCGCGAGGACCTTTACCACCGGCTCAACGTGATCCGGCTGCGCCTGCCGCCGCTGCGCGAACGTAGCGAGGACATCGCGCTGCTCACGCGCCACTTCCTGCAGAAGAGTGCACGCGATCTCGGCGTCGAGCCGAAGCGCGTGTCCGACGACGCGCTCGCGTATCTCACGTCGCTGCCGTTTCCCGGCAACGTACGGCAGCTCGAGAATCTCGCGAACTGGCTGACCGTGATGGCGCCCGCGCAGACGGTCGAGATCAAGGACCTGCCGCCCGACCTCGTGCCGGCCGGGGCGCCGGTCGTCGCGTCGGGCGACGGCGCGGACGTGCACGGCAGCGGCGGCCACGCGGCGGCAGCGCCTGCCGCGATCGGCGCGGCGCCGCCCGCCGCCGTGCCCGTCGCGAGCACGGCGAACGGCAGCGCGCCGGCCGGCTACCCGCTGTGGGAGCACGGGCTGCGCACCGAGGTCGCGCGGTTGTTGCGCGAGAACTCGGCCGACGTGATGGACGAGCTCGCGCGTCGCTTCGAAGCGGCCGTGATCCGCGAGGCGCTCGACTTCACGCGCGGCCGCAAGGTCGAGGCCGCGGAGCGGCTCGGCATCGGTCGCAACACGATCACGCGCAAGATCCAGGAACTCCATCTGGAGCCCTGA
- a CDS encoding prolyl oligopeptidase family serine peptidase: MSDSFRWPAGADPFRFLEALDSKRARTWVDEQNARTHAALRDDDAYRALTARLAKAYLPRERPVIPTRWRDWAYDLWQDDLHPKGLWRRTRWADWRAGQPAWETLLDVDALGVEEGESWVFEQEAILYPDGDRVLLSLSPGGADAVVVREFDLVARRFVDGGFTIDAPGHHTVGWIDRDTVYVSWDRGEAHATAAGYPYEARRWVRGTPLADAPVVFRGEPDDISAGAWYDPIDCRHVAWRSVDFFDAHAYRLTDAGEWARYDVPTHVEVGFWEGWLVLEPRLDWDCDGVRHAGGSLLAIREQAFLAGAREFTTLFAPRPTTSACTWTHTRTTLIASWLDDVHNRTMLWQPRQADDGAWTWDARPFDWPGDAQIDIEPVESTLNDEVYVDVDTYLDPPECWLADLADRADDAPSRRVLLDRPPVQFDAAGLVVRRASARSRDGTVVPYTLIGPRDALDVPQGGARVARPCLLSGYGGFAIPNLPGYSDAFGIGWLERGGVMAFAHIRGGGEFGPRWHVDAQRKHRQRSFDDFIAVAEDLAATGVTTAAQLGIEGGSNGGLLVAACMMQRPELFGAVLCRVPLLDMQRYPKLHAGAAWLDEYGDPDDPREGAALAAYSPYHRVREGVVYPPLLLTTSTRDDRVHPAHARKMAARMQALGHERVWYWENTDGGHGSADDLERAEADAAEFGFLWAHLGPAPARR, from the coding sequence ATGTCCGATTCCTTCCGCTGGCCCGCCGGGGCCGACCCGTTCCGTTTCCTCGAAGCGCTCGACAGCAAGCGCGCCCGCACGTGGGTCGACGAGCAGAATGCGCGCACGCACGCCGCGCTGCGCGACGACGACGCGTATCGCGCGCTGACCGCGCGTCTCGCGAAAGCGTATCTGCCGCGCGAACGCCCGGTGATTCCGACCCGCTGGCGCGACTGGGCGTACGACCTGTGGCAGGACGATCTCCATCCGAAGGGGCTGTGGCGCCGCACGCGCTGGGCCGACTGGCGGGCCGGCCAGCCGGCCTGGGAAACGCTGCTCGACGTCGACGCGCTCGGCGTCGAAGAGGGCGAGTCGTGGGTGTTCGAGCAGGAGGCGATCCTGTATCCGGACGGCGATCGCGTGCTGCTGTCGCTGTCGCCGGGCGGCGCCGACGCAGTCGTCGTGCGCGAATTCGACCTCGTCGCGCGCCGTTTCGTCGACGGCGGTTTCACGATCGACGCGCCGGGCCATCACACGGTCGGCTGGATCGATCGCGACACCGTCTACGTGAGCTGGGATCGCGGCGAAGCGCATGCGACCGCCGCCGGTTATCCGTATGAAGCGCGGCGCTGGGTGCGCGGCACGCCGCTCGCCGACGCGCCCGTCGTGTTCCGCGGCGAGCCGGACGACATCAGTGCGGGCGCATGGTACGACCCGATCGACTGCCGTCACGTCGCGTGGCGCAGCGTCGATTTCTTCGACGCGCACGCGTATCGGCTGACCGACGCTGGCGAGTGGGCGCGCTACGACGTGCCGACGCATGTCGAGGTCGGGTTCTGGGAAGGCTGGCTCGTGCTGGAGCCGCGCCTCGACTGGGATTGCGACGGCGTGCGCCACGCCGGCGGCTCGCTGCTCGCGATCCGCGAGCAAGCGTTCCTCGCCGGCGCGCGCGAATTCACGACGCTGTTCGCGCCGCGGCCGACGACGTCCGCCTGTACGTGGACGCACACGCGCACGACGCTGATCGCGAGCTGGCTCGACGATGTGCACAACCGCACGATGCTGTGGCAGCCGCGGCAGGCCGACGACGGTGCGTGGACGTGGGACGCGCGGCCGTTCGACTGGCCGGGCGATGCACAGATCGACATCGAGCCCGTCGAATCGACGCTGAACGACGAGGTGTACGTCGATGTCGACACGTATCTCGATCCGCCCGAATGCTGGCTGGCCGATCTTGCCGATCGCGCGGACGATGCGCCGTCGCGCCGCGTGCTGCTCGACCGGCCGCCGGTGCAGTTCGACGCGGCCGGGCTCGTCGTACGCCGCGCGAGCGCGCGTTCGCGCGACGGCACGGTGGTGCCGTACACGCTGATCGGGCCGCGCGATGCGCTCGACGTGCCGCAAGGCGGCGCGCGCGTCGCGCGGCCGTGCCTGCTGTCCGGCTATGGCGGCTTTGCGATTCCGAATCTGCCGGGCTACAGCGATGCGTTCGGCATCGGCTGGCTCGAACGCGGCGGCGTGATGGCGTTCGCGCACATCCGCGGCGGAGGCGAATTCGGGCCGCGCTGGCACGTCGACGCGCAGCGCAAACACCGGCAGCGTTCGTTCGACGATTTCATCGCGGTCGCCGAGGATCTGGCCGCGACCGGCGTGACGACCGCCGCGCAACTCGGAATCGAGGGCGGCAGCAACGGCGGACTGCTGGTCGCCGCGTGCATGATGCAGCGGCCGGAGCTGTTCGGCGCGGTGCTGTGCCGCGTGCCGCTGCTCGACATGCAGCGCTATCCGAAGCTGCACGCGGGCGCCGCCTGGCTCGACGAATACGGCGACCCCGACGATCCGCGCGAAGGCGCGGCGCTGGCCGCGTATTCGCCGTATCACCGCGTGCGTGAAGGCGTCGTGTATCCGCCGTTGTTGCTGACGACGTCGACCCGCGACGATCGCGTGCATCCCGCGCATGCGCGCAAGATGGCCGCGCGCATGCAGGCGCTCGGTCACGAGCGGGTGTGGTACTGGGAGAACACCGACGGCGGCCACGGCAGCGCCGACGATCTCGAGCGCGCGGAAGCCGACGCAGCCGAATTCGGCTTCCTGTGGGCTCATCTCGGGCCGGCGCCCGCGCGGCGCTGA